A genome region from Crossiella equi includes the following:
- a CDS encoding helix-turn-helix domain-containing protein — MTEFVQQVTCLPPPRLRPLVTRYVGYRIASAPGTHTGLPSSGLTFIATVSGTVDLAGPDGRRAYTGLVGGLHERPVTIAHDGHQHGVQADLTPLGARALFGLPAGELAHLDLGLDVLLGPAAGELLSRLREASTWTERFAHLSAVLTRIARPAALPAPELGWAWRRLTTGPVAVAGLAAEVGWSRQHLGERFRREFGLTPKVLARITRFGAARSLLVRPDRPGLAEVAARCGYTDQAHLNRDWRAFSGEPPSAWLARELPFVQDEGAPPEQG; from the coding sequence GTGACGGAGTTCGTGCAGCAGGTGACCTGCCTGCCGCCGCCCCGGCTGCGGCCACTCGTCACCCGGTACGTCGGCTACCGCATCGCCTCCGCGCCGGGGACGCACACCGGGCTGCCCTCCAGCGGGCTGACCTTCATCGCCACCGTCTCCGGCACCGTCGACCTGGCCGGGCCGGACGGACGGCGCGCCTACACCGGGCTGGTCGGCGGGCTGCACGAGCGGCCGGTGACCATCGCCCACGACGGCCACCAGCACGGCGTCCAGGCCGACCTGACCCCGCTGGGTGCCCGCGCCCTGTTCGGGCTGCCCGCGGGCGAGCTGGCGCACCTGGACCTCGGCCTGGACGTGCTGCTCGGCCCGGCTGCCGGGGAGCTGCTGTCCCGGCTGCGCGAGGCGTCCACCTGGACCGAGCGGTTCGCGCACCTGTCCGCCGTGCTCACCCGGATCGCCCGGCCAGCCGCGCTCCCCGCCCCCGAGCTGGGCTGGGCCTGGCGGCGGCTGACCACCGGCCCGGTCGCGGTGGCCGGGCTGGCCGCCGAGGTCGGCTGGAGCCGCCAGCACCTGGGGGAGCGCTTCCGCCGGGAGTTCGGGCTCACGCCCAAGGTGCTGGCCCGCATCACCCGCTTCGGGGCCGCCAGGAGCCTGCTGGTGCGCCCGGACCGCCCCGGCCTGGCGGAGGTGGCCGCGCGGTGCGGCTACACCGACCAGGCGCACCTGAACCGGGACTGGCGGGCCTTCAGCGGTGAGCCGCCGAGCGCGTGGCTGGCGCGCGAGCTGCCATTCGTACAAGACGAGGGGGCGCCGCCCGAGCAGGGTTGA
- a CDS encoding VOC family protein — protein sequence MTNHVWPGLGYTDAPAAIRFLTTAFGFTETLVVPGEADGEVTHAELAWPDGGGVMLSTTRDDVLCWPRPGTGGVYVVTADPDALLARAVAHGAEPVKGLADSDYGSRGFSVKDPEGHLWSFGTYGGAAA from the coding sequence ATGACCAACCACGTCTGGCCGGGCCTCGGCTACACCGACGCCCCCGCCGCGATCCGCTTCCTCACCACCGCCTTCGGCTTCACCGAGACCCTCGTCGTCCCCGGCGAGGCCGACGGCGAGGTCACCCACGCCGAGCTGGCCTGGCCCGACGGTGGCGGCGTCATGCTCAGCACCACCCGCGACGACGTGCTGTGCTGGCCCAGACCCGGTACCGGCGGCGTCTACGTCGTCACCGCCGACCCGGACGCGCTGCTGGCCCGCGCGGTCGCACACGGGGCCGAGCCGGTCAAGGGGCTCGCGGACTCCGACTACGGATCGCGCGGGTTCAGCGTCAAGGATCCCGAAGGACATTTGTGGAGTTTCGGCACCTACGGCGGTGCCGCCGCCTGA